In Coleofasciculus chthonoplastes PCC 7420, one genomic interval encodes:
- a CDS encoding DUF928 domain-containing protein: MSWLSRDRKSVLILTLSTVLFLSVLPFDNPPAQAQSVGEQFLNLFRRERKQGRPSGRSAGTAIRDEFCFSGTSQPLTALVSADNLETTVAEYPTFWFYLPWGRSETVTQARFVLFDQNQRLVLDQTMVLPDAPGIVSVKLPETKPPLEVGKRYKWYFQVLCDEQERSRNPWVSSWVERVEASSELVRQLETLAESEQYRAYLDHGISQDVLTQLAWHRSVHEEDWRSLLVDYFELEGVADAAVTQLN; the protein is encoded by the coding sequence ATGAGCTGGTTATCACGCGATCGCAAAAGCGTCCTGATTTTGACCTTAAGTACAGTGCTGTTCCTGTCGGTGCTACCCTTCGACAATCCCCCAGCCCAGGCGCAATCGGTGGGAGAGCAGTTTTTGAATTTGTTTCGCCGGGAGCGCAAACAAGGGCGGCCTTCGGGGCGATCGGCGGGTACAGCGATTCGGGATGAATTCTGTTTCTCTGGGACTAGCCAGCCGTTAACGGCTCTAGTTTCGGCGGACAATCTGGAGACAACGGTTGCTGAGTATCCGACGTTTTGGTTTTACTTGCCTTGGGGGCGTTCGGAGACGGTTACACAAGCTAGATTCGTGCTATTTGATCAAAATCAACGCCTTGTTCTCGACCAAACGATGGTGTTACCGGATGCGCCGGGGATTGTTAGCGTGAAATTGCCGGAGACTAAACCGCCTTTAGAAGTGGGCAAACGCTACAAGTGGTATTTCCAAGTCCTGTGCGATGAGCAGGAACGCTCACGAAACCCATGGGTTAGTAGTTGGGTGGAACGGGTGGAAGCGAGTTCTGAGTTGGTTCGGCAGTTAGAAACTTTAGCTGAATCTGAGCAATATCGGGCGTATTTAGACCATGGTATTTCTCAGGACGTGCTGACGCAGCTAGCTTGGCATCGCTCTGTCCATGAAGAGGATTGGAGGAGTCTGTTGGTGGACTATTTTGAGCTAGAAGGCGTTGCTGATGCGGCTGTTACTCAACTTAATTAG
- a CDS encoding TIR domain-containing protein: MYEPRPGFDNGFISYGRADSKAFAIKLYQHLTEYGLKIWFDFENIPLGVDFQNQIDDGIEKADNFLFIIAPHSINSAYCRKEIELAIKYHKRIIPLLHVEQISRDTWQQRNPQGTDADWDAYQAKGLHSSFPNMHPAIGKINWVYFREGIDDFEQSFSGLLELFARHKDYVHQHTYFLDKSLAWERQHKGSQHLLIGEERKQAEAWLKVRFKDEQPPCTPTDLHCEFISESIKNAYNLMTQVFLSYAYENEAVMRQIRTSLWRAGFTVWTNTADIQTGETFEAAIKQGVAQADNLVYLLSPDSLNSTYCQQELNYALALNKRIIPVLVSPVEPEQIPPELRSLHYIDLTDNLHEEDYRLDESQLINILDHEAVYYHEHKIFLAKALKWQQQNRNPSILLRGYNLRRAEAWLQVAKKRTQHQPTAWHEEFITESLRQPPEVSHDVFISYSDADSDVVRKLNDALQMQGKTTWFDQESIPTQADLPQDRASGNDSIALQLVIDQGIERVKGIERANTIVAVISLPFVNDADVAKELAYAQTLNKRTVAILHQETATAELPLALENAHWIDFRKHGGEFLPNFGELIRTLDSDPDYTRTHTRLLVKAMEWTQKGQDDSFLLRGKDLVASKQWLQESADKQPKPTALQLDYIKASRELPYRKIKRRSVVLTSAVVSVLVVVARFLGGMESAELRVYDQLMRLRPSEAQDERFLIVEVDAASSEALRRDIIAERYQPGIGTVPDKALDEVLAILSAHQPRLIGLDFYRDYQAQPELAERFRQTQNLIALCKASYDGGRGYYPPQDVPMERIGFNDVSEDGEMMVRRHLLLQEPDPEFCNTEEALNLVLARKYLEAEGISYTSFLNDEGYYEEDMQFGETAIPQLRGNGSPYRERNDQLNGYQTLLNYRAHQGDPNKFAPTVSLEDVLNDKVSAADIQDRIVIIGYTDTADKSADRWNTPYGNMPGVMVQAQMASQLISAVLDQRPLIGWLPFWGETLWIFGWSTVGGLVIWFCSRSLARGAAGAVGTVIGLYGLSYLILVSQGVWVPLVPSAIAIVVTGGGVGYLTYRRRQA; the protein is encoded by the coding sequence ATGTATGAACCGCGTCCCGGCTTTGACAATGGCTTTATTTCCTATGGAAGAGCCGATAGTAAAGCCTTTGCCATAAAGCTCTATCAACACCTGACTGAGTACGGCTTAAAAATTTGGTTTGACTTTGAAAATATTCCTCTGGGCGTAGATTTTCAAAACCAAATTGATGATGGGATTGAGAAGGCGGATAACTTCCTGTTCATCATTGCTCCCCATTCGATCAACTCCGCCTACTGCCGTAAAGAAATCGAACTGGCAATTAAGTACCACAAGCGGATTATCCCGTTGCTGCACGTCGAACAGATTAGTCGTGATACCTGGCAACAACGGAATCCCCAAGGAACGGATGCTGACTGGGATGCTTACCAAGCAAAGGGACTGCATTCCAGCTTTCCCAATATGCATCCGGCAATTGGCAAAATTAATTGGGTGTATTTTCGTGAGGGAATTGACGACTTTGAGCAGTCGTTCTCCGGATTACTAGAACTATTCGCAAGGCACAAGGATTACGTACATCAGCACACGTATTTCTTAGATAAATCACTAGCCTGGGAAAGGCAGCACAAGGGATCACAACATTTGCTCATTGGTGAGGAACGAAAGCAAGCCGAAGCATGGCTGAAGGTGCGCTTTAAAGACGAGCAGCCCCCCTGTACTCCCACAGATTTACACTGTGAGTTTATCAGCGAAAGTATCAAAAATGCCTATAACCTGATGACTCAGGTGTTCCTCTCCTATGCCTACGAAAATGAGGCAGTGATGCGGCAGATTCGCACCAGTCTGTGGCGTGCAGGATTTACAGTTTGGACGAATACCGCTGATATTCAAACAGGGGAAACCTTTGAGGCAGCGATTAAGCAGGGTGTAGCCCAAGCAGATAACTTAGTCTATTTGCTCTCACCTGACTCCCTGAACTCTACCTACTGTCAGCAAGAATTAAACTATGCTTTAGCGCTGAATAAGCGGATTATCCCTGTGCTGGTGAGTCCTGTTGAGCCGGAGCAAATCCCGCCAGAATTGCGCTCGTTACATTATATTGATCTGACTGATAATCTACACGAAGAAGATTACCGTCTTGATGAAAGCCAACTGATCAACATACTGGATCACGAGGCAGTATACTACCACGAGCATAAGATTTTCTTAGCTAAGGCGCTCAAGTGGCAGCAGCAGAACCGCAACCCCAGTATTTTACTGCGGGGGTATAATCTGCGCCGTGCTGAAGCTTGGTTGCAGGTGGCGAAAAAGAGGACTCAACATCAGCCAACAGCTTGGCACGAAGAATTTATCACTGAAAGTCTGCGACAGCCGCCGGAAGTGTCCCATGATGTGTTTATTTCCTATTCTGATGCTGACTCAGACGTTGTGCGTAAGCTGAATGATGCGTTACAGATGCAGGGTAAAACGACGTGGTTTGACCAGGAAAGTATTCCTACCCAAGCGGACTTGCCCCAGGATAGAGCTTCAGGAAATGACAGCATTGCCTTGCAGCTAGTCATTGATCAGGGTATTGAACGGGTTAAGGGTATTGAACGAGCTAATACAATTGTCGCGGTGATTTCTCTTCCTTTTGTTAACGATGCTGATGTGGCTAAGGAGTTAGCTTATGCCCAGACGCTGAATAAACGAACGGTTGCCATCTTGCATCAAGAAACAGCCACAGCCGAACTTCCCTTGGCTTTAGAGAACGCCCACTGGATTGATTTCCGTAAACACGGCGGTGAATTTTTACCCAATTTTGGCGAATTAATCCGGACGCTAGATAGTGATCCGGACTATACACGCACTCACACTCGGTTGCTGGTGAAGGCGATGGAGTGGACACAAAAGGGACAGGATGATAGCTTTTTGCTGCGAGGGAAAGATTTAGTCGCCTCTAAGCAATGGTTACAGGAATCAGCCGACAAGCAACCGAAGCCCACGGCGCTACAACTAGACTACATTAAAGCTAGCCGAGAACTGCCCTATCGCAAAATTAAGCGGCGTTCGGTGGTGTTAACCAGTGCTGTCGTTTCGGTGCTGGTGGTTGTGGCTCGGTTTTTGGGGGGGATGGAGTCGGCTGAACTGAGAGTCTATGATCAGTTAATGCGGTTACGTCCCAGTGAAGCCCAAGATGAGCGTTTTTTAATCGTTGAGGTGGATGCTGCCAGTAGTGAGGCACTCCGGCGAGACATAATTGCGGAGCGTTATCAGCCGGGAATTGGTACAGTTCCAGACAAAGCTCTCGATGAAGTGTTAGCCATCTTATCGGCACATCAACCCCGACTGATTGGCTTAGATTTTTACCGAGATTATCAGGCACAGCCAGAATTAGCGGAACGTTTTCGGCAAACGCAGAACCTGATTGCGCTCTGTAAAGCGAGTTATGACGGTGGACGGGGCTATTATCCACCACAAGACGTTCCCATGGAGCGTATTGGATTTAATGATGTCTCTGAGGATGGTGAGATGATGGTGCGCCGTCACTTGCTGTTGCAGGAACCCGACCCAGAGTTTTGCAATACGGAAGAGGCATTGAACTTAGTTCTGGCTCGTAAGTATCTAGAAGCAGAAGGGATTTCTTATACCTCTTTCCTAAATGATGAAGGGTACTATGAGGAAGATATGCAGTTTGGCGAGACGGCAATCCCGCAACTGCGGGGAAATGGTAGTCCTTACCGAGAGAGAAATGATCAACTAAACGGTTATCAAACTTTACTCAATTACCGCGCCCACCAAGGTGACCCCAACAAGTTTGCGCCAACGGTTAGCTTAGAAGATGTTCTCAATGACAAGGTATCTGCCGCAGACATTCAAGACCGGATTGTGATTATTGGTTACACGGACACGGCAGATAAAAGTGCTGACCGTTGGAATACTCCTTACGGTAATATGCCGGGAGTGATGGTGCAAGCTCAGATGGCAAGCCAACTTATCAGTGCGGTATTAGATCAGCGTCCTTTAATTGGGTGGTTACCGTTTTGGGGCGAAACATTGTGGATTTTTGGCTGGTCTACCGTTGGGGGTTTGGTTATCTGGTTCTGTTCTCGCTCGTTGGCGCGAGGGGCGGCTGGTGCTGTGGGTACAGTGATCGGTTTGTATGGTTTATCCTACCTGATTCTGGTCAGCCAAGGCGTTTGGGTGCCGTTGGTACCGTCAGCGATCGCCATCGTGGTGACTGGAGGCGGTGTTGGTTATCTGACCTATCGGCGGCGACAAGCTTAG
- a CDS encoding Npun_R2479 family HD domain-containing metalloprotein — MFDTTQILIDNFVDRIREGYSRTYGGWKSDYADIIGWAGAMALENIANSDALYHNVEHTILVTLVGQEILRGKHIREGGISCEDWMHAIISLLCHDIGYVKGVCRQDRLSENRYATGVDGDKVSLPPGATDASLTPYHVDRGKLFIEERFGGNLLIDAEEIKRNIELTRFPVPSDQDHLDTSNCPGLVRSADLIGQLSDPRYLKKISALYYEFEETGVNKALGYSHPGDLRQNYSKFYWSGVYPYIKDSLRYLELTLEGKQIVANLYANVFVVEHEHPSLHATVSAA; from the coding sequence TGTTTGACACAACCCAAATACTCATCGACAACTTTGTGGATCGGATTCGGGAAGGCTACAGCCGAACTTACGGCGGCTGGAAGTCTGACTATGCTGACATTATCGGCTGGGCGGGCGCCATGGCATTAGAAAATATTGCCAATAGTGACGCTCTCTACCACAATGTTGAACACACCATTTTAGTCACCTTAGTCGGACAGGAAATTCTGCGCGGTAAACATATCCGTGAAGGAGGCATTTCTTGTGAAGACTGGATGCATGCAATTATCTCCTTACTCTGCCATGATATTGGTTACGTTAAAGGAGTCTGCCGACAAGACCGATTAAGTGAAAACCGCTATGCCACAGGCGTAGATGGGGACAAGGTGAGTTTACCACCAGGGGCGACAGATGCCAGCCTCACTCCCTATCACGTTGATCGCGGTAAGCTGTTTATTGAAGAACGGTTTGGTGGCAATTTACTAATTGATGCCGAAGAAATTAAGCGGAATATTGAACTCACTCGTTTTCCTGTGCCAAGTGATCAAGATCACCTAGACACAAGTAACTGTCCCGGTTTAGTAAGATCTGCCGATTTAATTGGTCAACTCAGTGATCCGCGCTACTTGAAAAAAATTAGTGCCTTATACTACGAGTTTGAAGAAACGGGTGTGAATAAAGCCTTAGGCTATAGTCATCCAGGAGACTTGCGCCAGAACTATTCCAAGTTTTACTGGAGTGGGGTGTATCCCTACATTAAGGACTCATTGCGCTACTTAGAGTTGACGCTAGAAGGGAAGCAAATTGTGGCGAACCTTTATGCCAATGTGTTTGTGGTCGAACATGAACACCCATCTCTCCATGCAACCGTTAGCGCCGCTTAA